The following DNA comes from Candidatus Culexarchaeum yellowstonense.
TTCCCAATAACCATTGTTATCGCCATTGTTTCCCCCATGGCACGTCCCAAGCCAAGAACAATTGCACCTATAACTCCAGAACGGGCATAGCTCACCACGATTTTAGTAGTCTCCCATTTAGTTGCACCCAAAGCTATCATGGCCTCCCGCTGAGAATTGGGAACTGATGAGAATAGGTCACGCATAACTGAGGAAACTGTTGGGATTATCATTATGGCTAAAACTATTCCACCAGTTAAGACGCCGCCACCATAGATGGGTCCAGAGAAGAGTGGTGTGAAGCCGAAGGCTGCTTGTAGATATGGGTATACGTGGTCGCGTAGGAGGGGGATGAGCACAAACATCCCCCAAAGCCCATAGATAACGCTTGGAACTGCGGCTAAAAGCTCAACGAGGAAGGATAATGCAAACCCGAATCGTCTAGGGAGATATTCTGAGAGGGCTAATCCAACCCCGAGACTTATGGGTACACCTATAAGGAGGGCTATAGCTGACGTAACTAGTGTGCCAAGTATTAAGGGTAGGGCTCCGAAAACTTTGGAGATGGCTGGATCCCATGTGGTTCCCACAATGAAGTTTAAACCGAATGTTTGTATGGATAGCCAAGAACCCTCAACAAGCTCATATATCATTAAACCGAGGAGGATGAATATGCTTGAAGCTATTAAGGCGCTTACAAGCTTGAAAACATCATCCCCCCTAAAATGACCTTTAAATCGTGAATGAATCTTCAAATTTAAAAAATTATTGGGGATTGTAGGTGTCTTCTTGTGTATACCCATTTTTTATCGCCTGAAAAGCTGTTGTCCATTGAATGTTATCATGCGAATTGTCTCCTCATTGTGTGCCACGACATTTTGGGGTAGAGGTACATAGTATAGGTTGGTTGCATAGCTTTGTCCATCATGAACAGCCCACCATAGGAAATCCACTAAAGCCTTAGCCGTAGCTTCATCCATATTGGGTAAAACGTTCAACTCCTTATATACGAGGATGTAGGAGAAGCTTGTTATTGGGTAAGCCCCATATGCCTGTGTATTGTTTGCTAAACTATCCACTATTGAAACCTTTGACCAGCTTTCATCTCCCCTGGGAAGGGTTAAAGCAGCGTATTCCGCTGCCTTTGAGAAGGATTCTATGCTTGGTTCAATGAATTCTCCAGCTGCATTCTGAACATATCCATATGTCAAGTTATTCGTCTTTGCATATGTGTATTCAACGTAGCCAATGGAGTATGGCGTCTGCTGTACGAGGGCTGCAACACCATCATTCCCCTTTCCACCTAGACCGGTAGGCCAATTAACAGAAGTCCCCCTACCAACACGCTCCCTCCATTCTGAACTAACATCAGACAAGTAGCTTGTCCAAATATATGTGGTGCCACTCCCATCAGACCTACGCACCACGGTGATGGGTTTATCTGGAAGGTTCACATTTGGGTTTACTGCAACAATTTTTGGGTCATTCCACTTTGTTATCTTCCCAAGATATATATCTGCAAGTATCTCCCCAGTGAATTTAAGCCCCTTAGATATTCCTGGAAGATTGTATATTACGACAACTCCACCAATGGTTATGGGTATGTGTAGAGTGTTGGGGGCTTTTGAAGCTTGAGCCTCCGTTAATGGGGCGTCGCTGGCTGCGAAATGCACAGTCTTCTCAGTGTGCTGTTGTATTCCACCACCACTCCCAATCCCCTGATAGTTCACTTGAACGTTGGGTTTAATCTTATGGTATTCAGATGCCCACTTATCAATCAATGGGAATGGGAATGTTGCTCCAGCACCATTCAAAGTTACCGTAGGTTCACTCCTCATCAAATACTGATATGCGAAAACTCCCATGACAGCTATGGCAACTATTAGTATTGTAACGGCAACTCCACGCGCCATTTTCATATGTTTCCCTCCGCCTCCTATTTAGATTGATAAGATTTATATATTTTTCCCGAATAGAATATATAGAATTTGAATATCTATATAGGTGGTGATGTGAATGGAGGAGCATGTGGATGAAGAGACGAGGAGGATTCAGTTTACTGGGAAATCCACATATATAGTTTCACTTCCAAAGGAATGGGTTGTGTCGATGGGGTTGAAGGCTGGAAGCCTAGTAACGATAACCCGGCAAGATGGTTCACTCATATTAACCCCAAAGGAGGTGGCTAAACCTGCAACTCAACCCACAGAAGCCACAATCACCATTTCAAGTGGGGAAGACCCTGAAACAATAGTGAGAGCCATAATCTCCCTATACTTGGTGGGCTACAATTACATTACAATAAAGGCAAGGGAGGAGCGGATAAGCACCATGCAGAGGAACTTGATAAAGGAGTTGACGAGGAAAAAGTTGGTTGGCACAGAAATAGTATCCGAAACCTCTAATGAAATTAGGTTGCAGGTATTGGTGAGCTACCCAGAACTATCAGTTGAAAATGCTTTAAGACGCATGTGCATAATCGCCACCTCAATGCATAACGATGCAATGCAAGCATTGAAGAATATGGATAGGGAGCTTGCCGAAGAAGTAATCCAATTGGATGATGAAGTTGACAGATTCAGCTTCTACATAATACGCCAACTAAAATTAGCTGTACAAAATGTGAAGATAATAAGGGATATTGGACTCTCCAGCCCAAGGGATTGCCTAGGATACAGGGTAATTGTAAAATTTGTGGAGAGAATGGCTGATCACGCTGCAAGAATTGCGAAAAACGTCCTCTCACTGGAGGAAAAGCCAAGTGAATCAGTCCTCCAAACACTATACGAGATGAGCACATTCGCCCAAAACTTATTTGAAGATGCAATAAAAGCCCTATTCAAAAAAGACTACACCCTAGCAGATCAAGTCATATCCAAGACAAAAGCAATAGTAGCTCTTGAAGAGAAAGCATTAAAGGAGATACAATCAAAAACAAAACAGACAGACATCTCCAGCATAAGAATGATAACTGAAAGTATACGTAGGATAGCGGAATATGCAAGCGACATAGCAGAAATAGTCTTAAACCTAAATGTAAACCAGATAATCGCAACTTGACAAATCCACTACAACCGAGGATAACATAGATTTCAAATGCACCACCTTCCCTAAAAGAGTTATTAGAAATCTCGTCTGCGCAAAAGGATAAAAGCAATGCAAAGATAAAGGGGTATGGAGGGATTGATATGAGTCATAGGGAAATGATCCCCCTAGATGAAGCGAAAAGGGCAATTGCAAGCGTTAGCAGAAGAGTGGCATTACTACACATCTCATATGCTAAAGCAATAATTGAAGAACTTGGGGAAGAGAGGGGTTTAGAGGTCATTGCTAAAGCCATAAAGGATTATGGTGCTAGGATAGGTGAAAAGACTAGAAGGGAAGTGATGAGCCTAGGTTTGGAGCCAACCCCAGAAAACTTTAATGCTGGAGAAAGCTATAGGCTACCCCCATTCGGCATGCACGATAAAATCGAAACGGTGAAGGTTGATAATGAGCAGAGGGTGAGAACATATGGATGTATACTTGCAAAGGTATGGCAGGAGTATGGTGAAGAAAGGTTGGGACGCCTCTACTGCTACATGGACGTATCAAAATACATGGGCTACAACCCAAACTACAAACAAATACACATAAAAACCATCCCAGATGGACACTCATACTGCGAACTAACAATTAGACCCACAACAGAAGAAGAAAGAAGAATCTTCCTAAGGGGAAAGGGGAAGGATTGGCTAAGTATAGACAAGTAACTTCCATTTACATTTTAAACTAAATGTGAGGAGGGTTAAAGAGCATGGAGGCTAACTTAATTCGAAGGGGGTTAGAGGAGCTTATTAAGAGTATTGACCTTGAATTGGCAAGAACAGAAGTTAGGTTAACGATGATTGCCGAAAAATTTGGCTTAAAATCATGGAGGGAGCTTGAGGAATTCTTTAAAAGAGGGGTAGATAATCGGGAAATTGATCTTGCTTGGGTTGAGTATCGCTATCTAAAGGACAAATATGAATCCCTATTAAAGGATGGGGAGAAGGTTTTACAGCTTCTTTTAAATTCCAAAAGCTAACTCCAAAAACTTCCAAACCCCCAGAACTATTAGGATTATGCCTGAAAGGATTGATGGAAGTCTTCTATTCAAACTCCTTATCCAGCTACTTAGGAGTGTTGCGAATAATATTAGAATGGTGTTTGCCAAGATTACTGCCACTATTATCCATAAAATGGGGATTCCTAGAAATGGGTAGCTGACTCCAACAGCCCCTTCATCAATACTCCCCAAAACACCAATGACGGACAATGCTAAAAAGGATGATGCCTTTTCCTTCATCCATTTTGGCTGCTCATTTTCGAAGGCTTCTTTAATAGTCCATACTCCAACACCTGTAAAGACAATTAAAATCAGCCAGGCACTGAAGGATATAACCCACCCATATATTGCCAATCCCACAAGCCAACCCAGCAAAGGCAGTAAAGCTGATGATATGGAGAATGCAACCGCTATTTTACATGCATTAACTATTAACCTCCCAAAAGTTCCACCTGGCATTAGTAGGCTTAAAGCAAAGGCAAGACCAAAATCATCCAAAGATAGCCCCAAGGACAACAAGGTAAGAGTCAAATAATCCAATGTACTCACTCATAATATTCAATTATAAACATGCCTTAAACCTTTCCCCAAATCTCCTTCAAAATAAAAAAATGGAGGGTTAATTTGTGTGTTAGAAGGGTAGTTTGTATTGCTTCACAACTATGTCGTCTATCTTCAGTTTTTCTAAGATTCTTATTGGTGCTTGAAGGGTTACTTGCACTATGCCTGGTAATCTCCCTATCTCCACAGCTCCACTAACAGTTACCCTGTTCCTTACCTCTTCAATGCTCATTCCAAGTAGTTTTGAGGCTCTTATGAAGCCTTTCATAGCTGCTTCGTTTATGGTTGGCCCTGAACCTATTATCTGTATGGGTGCCACGGGCTCTGCTTCCACATTTAATTTCCTAGCTAAATTTAATATGTGATCCCACTCATCCTTCCTCCAAGGTTTAGCTATTGGTGGTAGGTCTTCTTCTGGTGGGAGTAGTATTGGGCCGTCTAAATTCAAGTTCTTGATAACTGAGACTTCAACTATACTCTTGGCTGCAACGTCTGTTGTGTGTCCAGCTACTTCACCATCCCCCTGCATTGCATGGGCATCCCCAGCATAGATTCCCCCACCCTCCACCTTGACTGGAACTATTAAGACGGCACCCTCCCTAACGGAATTCACATCTAAATGTCCATCTGTAAGCTTGGTTTCATAATCCTCCTTAGTAATAGCGTAGGGATGGGGGGCATTAACAAGGAACCATCCGAAATCACCAGCATTATGCGAATCAGGTATGTCAATTGCAGGTGTGCTACCCAATTGACCTAGGAATGGCTTCATCCTTGCCGCTAACCCCACAACATCACTCTTACCCAGCACTAGAACGGGAACTTGCTTAGAATTCTTTGGTAGAGCAGCCCACTCCCATGCATTTCTAGCTATCTCCTCAGCCATCCTCTTGTCAACAGTGATTCCAACACCTAAATCCAAATCAAACACCATTGTGTAACCATTAACCATTATGAATGGGGATGATGGAGCCCCACACTTCCTACACTTAACAGCATTATCCCCTATACCATCCACATAGAAATCTGGCCACGGCTCATTACATGAAGGACACTTCTTCATCACATAAGGGTCACCAACATAGCTACCGGGACGCGCCACATCAACACCTGAGGAAGAGGCTTTAGAAAGCACCTTCACACTCAATATGCGAACTGCTATTGCATCACCAACCCTAGCCCCATCCACAGCCACAGGGACATTAACCTCATGCCCCCCTCTTATATTGGGAGTTATCATAGGACCCCAACAACCAGGAGAAGTAACAAACACTATCATACCACCATCAGCAACAGGCCCCAGCATCTTAGCATGCGGCCCAATAATACCATTAGTCTGAACATCATTATACAATTCATTTACAACAGTCAAAAACGCCACCTGAAATATAACTTTAGCATGTGAAGAATATTTATTCCTTTGTAAATATATCGTTTAGATTAATTCTTCCTCCACCTTTATCATCATTTGGCTTTGAATGCTACGTTTAGGCTGCTTAGTAGTGGCTTGTATGGTGTGAGTGTGATGGTGTCTCTGTAGGCGTTGGTGAATTGCCATCCATTCTCCTCAGCCAGTTTCACTAGTTCGTGAAGTGTATATACCCTCAGTTTGAATGACATTTCATCTATGAATATTAGGTCTCTGCCAACCCTCCTATAGAATGTCCATGTATTGGTCATCACTGCTTTTAATGGGTCAAATACGGGCTTCTCTACACAGATCAGTTCATCATCTACCTCATTGAAATAGCTTATGCCAGTTCCAAGGAGTCCAGCTCTCAGTATGGTTGAATCAAAGCTTACAGTGTTTAGTATGAGCAGATATCCATTGTCACGTGTGATTCTACGAATTCTCCTCAATATGTCTGCGTCAACAGATTCATCATAATACCCTATTATCGTAGTCCAGTACATTATGGTGGCATCAAACTTTACGTTTCCATTAAGCTCTTCATCTATCCTCCTAGCATCACCAGTTCTAAAGTTAACTTTATCCTCAACTCCATGCATCTTCGCCTTCTCAAAGGCATCCCTAATAAACACTGGTGAAACATCCACGCCCACAACCCTATAACCCAATTTAGCTAGATTCACAGCCATCCTCCCATTACCACATCCAAGATCAAGTATTAGAGAACCCTCCCCCAAACCGAGAGACTCCAATATCCTCTTCACACCCAAAGCCTCCACATCTGCCTTCTCCCACCTCTTATTAAGCATTCTAAGAAACAACTCCCCCTTATCAATGAAAAACTCATTTATCCAATTCTTAGAGTTACTCAAAATGGTCACCATAAAATCAGTGTGGATCTATATAAAGACATGGTTATCTCTCCTCAGAAGCCTCCCCCTCTCTTCTTGCAACTCTCTTATCATCTGATATACTGTTTCCTTAGCCTCTCTGTCTACACCAAAAAGATTTTCCAATGGAATTATTGGGACAAGTAATATTCCCCCATCAGTCTCTATGAACTTCACATGAGACCCCTTCTTCAACCCATACTTCCTTCTAATCTCAGCTGGAATCGTCACAGTACCTTTCCCGGTTATAGTATAAATCAAATCGTTTTTCACCATACTTATGTGCTAAAAAGTATTTTACATTTAAACCTTCTCAATACTTGAGTTTCTCTATTGTTTTCTCCTCTCAACTTCCTTAACGTATTCATGTAGCTTTCTTTCCATGTCTTTGTCTAGGGGTGGAGGTTGATGTTCCTTGAGGATCCTCTTAACTTCTTCCCTTGCAATTTCCCTTAATTGTTTTGCACCAGCTTTAAGCCAAACGTCATAGGGTTTTGTATCGATTATTTTTGGGATGAAGTGTTCTCTTCTAAGATGCTCCCTCGTATGTTTTTGTGCTAGGAAGTTTCCTCCTGGACCAACCTTATCAATTACATCGACAGCTAATGTTTCGTCGGAAACTTCTACCCCTCTCGCCAGTCGCTCAATCATCCCCAGGAATTCGTGATCTGTTATGATCTTCTCATAGGATACTGAGAGTGAGAAGTCTAAGGCTCCAACAGCATATGTGATGAAGTTGAATCCTGCTAGGACTGCTAAGGTTAGGTTGAATGCCGTTTCATAGCCAGCCTGTATATCAAGTGTTTTGGAATCTGTGTTGCCAGCTGCCCCCCTGCATGGGAGATTGTACATTCTCGCTAATTGTGCTAGGCAGGCGTGCATGATTCCGAGCTCCGGCCCGCCAAGCCTCGTCATGGTGGTCTTCATATCCATAACTGTGGATACAACACCATATAGTACTGGTGTTCCAGGGTTTATTAGTTGTGTTAGGGTTATCATTGAAAGCACTTCAGCATTATGTTGCACAATTGTGCCAGCCAATGTTACAGGGCCAGTTGCGCCAGACATTATTTCCGGAGATGGAATCACAATTTGCCCCAACTTAACATACTCCATCATCCCCTCAATCATCACTCCATCCCATTGTAGTGGGCTTGTGGGGTTGACCATGCATAGAAGCATTGGCTTCCTCCTAAGCTCCTCTTCACCTCCAGCAACCATGGATATCATGTTTAGGCAATCCCTAGCTACAGTAGTCCCCCTCATTCTACCCCTAATGGGTTTACCTGTATTCTTAATTTGAAGTAGCATTGCATAAGCGTGGTAAACGTGATCTGGAACATCATTTATTTGAACAGCCCCATACCCATCATCAATCCTCTCCAAATAATCCATGATTCGCACAATGTTTTCAAAATCCTTCACAGTGGCGTTTCTCCTCAACCCAGTTTCCAAATCATAGACGAAGGCTGGGGTGCATACGGGACCAAAATGTACTCTGTCATCCTCAAAAACTATCGTCTTTTTCGGGTCTATTGCATGCCACATGACTCTGCTTGGAGCCCTCTTTAAAGCCTCCTTAACCAAATGATTGGGAATGTAAACTTTTTGAGCCTTATAATCCACATGAGCACCTGCACCCTCAAAAACCTTAAGGGCCTCCTCATGCTTAAAGACAATGCCAGTCCTCTCCAAAACCTCAAGGGAAGCATTATGCACCTTTTCAAGGTCATCCCTACTAAGCAACTCAAACCTAGGCACATTCAATTTAATCATTCAAACACCCACCAACCCTGCCAAATTACTTATATGTATGTTTACAAAATTTAAAAGGCTTTCATGCTTTTATGGGGATTCAATAAATTTTAGGAATTAAGTTTTGGGATTTATATGTCAATGATCATTGACTCATCAGTCAATGTTGATAGGATTAAATGGGCGTTATTGGAAGTTTGTATTAGTGAATTGTGATGGTAATGGTGATTAAATGGTTTGAATGGAAATTCATGCAAAAATGTCAAAATCTAAATTTTCAGGGAGTACTATATGTTGGAGGGGTAATTTATGAGTTCAAGTGACTTGTTTGAGGCAGTCTCCCATCCATTGCGAATTGAGATCATTAAACTGTTGGCTAAGGGTCCTAAACGTTTTGCCGATATTAAGAGGGAGTTGAAGATTGATAGTAGCGGTCTTCTAGATTTCCATTTAAAGAAGCTTGATGATCTAATTTCAGTGAATAATGAAGGATTCTACGTTTTAACTGATAAGGGGGCTGCAGCACTTCAAGCCATTGAAACCATATCAAGATATGGTTGGCAGAGGAGAGCCTGGTACATAAACCTCCTATTTAACATTATAATGAACATCTACGTTCTACTAACAATGCCAGAATATCTCCCATACACAATAACCATATCAGTGGCATGGATGACATTCTACAGCTACCTAACATTCATTAAAAGACGCATATCCATTAAACCCAGATCTTAAGAGAAACACATAATCCACATTTACTAAAAAGTGCTTATTTGACGTTTAGCTAAATTATGACTCTTCTGATCCTTGAGTTTTAAATACTTTATTCATAAATTGTTTATTGATAAGTATGCCAGAAGAAATTTACATGAAGAAGGAACACCAATCCATTTTGCTAAGAACTCTCGGGGACTCCCCAAAACTGAGGATAATATATTTCTTCCTAGACAACCCGTTGTTCGACTTCACCAAGAAGGAAGTTATTGAAGCTCTGGGGATGAGTAAGCAAACCTTCTACAAGTACTTTGAAGATATAGAGAAGTATGGCATAGTGAAAGTTTCCAGGAAAATAGGTAGAGCAAAACTCTATAGGATAAACCTCGAGCATCCATTGGTGAGCATGCTAAGGGAATATGAAACAAAGGTATCAATGCAAATAGCGGAGGAGGAAGCCAGGAAAGTAAATGTTACAGCAAAAACTTAGTTCAACTTATATTGGGAATTGAAAACCCATACTTTGTCGCTTCATTTTCAACCTTATCTTTAATCCTTTCAAAGCCTTCTAACAAATAATTTTCTAACTCATTTTCCACTGACTATTCCATGGGGATTACCCTTCCCTAAACTTCTTAAGCTCATTCTCAAATAACAATGTTTATAAGCTATTCCCAATAAACAGGGGAGATATGTGAGGTTTAAGTAATGACGCAATGGACTGAGGATGAAGTTAAGAAGCTGAGTGCTGTGATCTTAGGAAGAATCTATGAAGATTTAAAACAGTTGGATGCTAAGAAGATTCTATTGCTTTGTAGTGGTGAGGGTGATGTTGCCTTCTGGCTTGCGGGGAAGGAAAAGGACTTCAATGGAAGAATTATGGGATTAGAGCTTGATGAGGGATGCTTAAAAAGGAGCTTGGAAAGATTAAGGGAAATAGGGTTGGAAGGCATCATAGAATTTCATAGAGCTGAGAAACATAGGATTCCATTTCCTGATGAAGAGTTTGATGCTTTAATCAGTGAATTCATAATATTCCCCACACCTACACCAACAGAGATAGGGCAAGTTGAGATGGCTCGTGTATTGAGGAGAGGTGGGAAGATGATACTAACAGACGTTATTGCCACAAAGAGAATTCCAGAACACGTTGGAAATGAACTCAAATCAATAGGTCTCAATTACCTATGCTATGCCACCAAAAACGACTTCAAGGAATGGATGACAAGTGCAGGCTTGAAGAACATAGAAATCGTTGACCTTACACCTCAATTAAAACAGATATGGGAAGAACGCTACCACAAAAACACAATTCCTGAACATAGGGAAGGCTACCATTACCTTTTAAATAGCGAATTCCGTTTAGGAGAAACTATATTCTACATTTACGTCAAAGGAGAAAAATTGTGACATTAGAAAATGGGGAGGCGTATAAAATGTCTGAAAGTCGGGTTACTTTAGGCTTATTTGAAAAATACCTCACTTTATGGGTTATTCTCAGCATGATTGTCGGCTTCCTTCTGGGCAAGTTCCTCCCAGAGATTGGTTCATGGATTGAGTCCCTTCAAGTTGGGGATATATCGATTCCCATGGGGGTATGCCTATTCCTCCTCATGTATCCAACCATGGTGAACATAGAGTTTGGGGAAATCGTGAAGGCAGCCAAATCTCCAAAACCCGTAATTCTCACATTGATAGGTAACTGGGTTGTGGCTCCAGCTCTTATGGCTTTGCTAGCCCGCCTATTTCTAAGCAACTATTCAGAATATACAGCGGGTGTTATCCTGCTTGGGATAGCCCCATGCACGGGTATGGTTCTATTTTGGATTCTTTTGGCGAATGGCGATGTAGCTAAAGGCGTTGTGATAACTGCGATAAACGCTTTATCAACCCTCATACTTTATGCGCCTCTGGCAGCCTTCTACCTTGGAGTTGGAGGTATTCCTGTTCCAATAACCCCAATAGCGGAAAGCGTTATTCTCTTTGTTGGGTTACCCTTAATAGTTGGGCAAATGTCAAGGAAAGCTCTCATTATGAGGAGAGGAGAAGAATGGTTTAATAACAGATTTCGTCTACTGATAGGGGACATTGCAGCTTTGGCATTGCTTACAACAATCATAATACTCTTCTCCTTGAAGGGGGAAATAATCGTCAATGAACCCTTCATTGTAGGATTAATCTCCATACCATTAATAATACACTTCTTTACAATGGCCACACTTTTCTACGTAATACCTTGGCTTCTAAAATTCAGCTATGAAGACGCTGTAACAATAGCTTTCATAAGCTCAAGCACTCAATTTGAAGTTGCAATAGCCACCGCCACAGTGGTATTTGGCGCAGGTTCCGGAGCGGCCTTAGCAACAGTAGTGGGACCTTTATGGGAAGTTCCATCCATGCTAACATTCGTGAAATTAGCCTTAAAAACCCAAAAATATTTCTCTCATAATAATGTTAACTAAT
Coding sequences within:
- the pstC gene encoding phosphate ABC transporter permease subunit PstC — translated: MGIHKKTPTIPNNFLNLKIHSRFKGHFRGDDVFKLVSALIASSIFILLGLMIYELVEGSWLSIQTFGLNFIVGTTWDPAISKVFGALPLILGTLVTSAIALLIGVPISLGVGLALSEYLPRRFGFALSFLVELLAAVPSVIYGLWGMFVLIPLLRDHVYPYLQAAFGFTPLFSGPIYGGGVLTGGIVLAIMIIPTVSSVMRDLFSSVPNSQREAMIALGATKWETTKIVVSYARSGVIGAIVLGLGRAMGETMAITMVIGNKFQVWPSSLFDAWYTMASIIANELLEATYDLYVSALINVGLLLLIITLIVNILARLIVWRTLRLVRGIARE
- a CDS encoding winged helix-turn-helix domain-containing protein, encoding MPEEIYMKKEHQSILLRTLGDSPKLRIIYFFLDNPLFDFTKKEVIEALGMSKQTFYKYFEDIEKYGIVKVSRKIGRAKLYRINLEHPLVSMLREYETKVSMQIAEEEARKVNVTAKT
- a CDS encoding methyltransferase domain-containing protein; translation: MSNSKNWINEFFIDKGELFLRMLNKRWEKADVEALGVKRILESLGLGEGSLILDLGCGNGRMAVNLAKLGYRVVGVDVSPVFIRDAFEKAKMHGVEDKVNFRTGDARRIDEELNGNVKFDATIMYWTTIIGYYDESVDADILRRIRRITRDNGYLLILNTVSFDSTILRAGLLGTGISYFNEVDDELICVEKPVFDPLKAVMTNTWTFYRRVGRDLIFIDEMSFKLRVYTLHELVKLAEENGWQFTNAYRDTITLTPYKPLLSSLNVAFKAK
- the pstS gene encoding phosphate ABC transporter substrate-binding protein PstS yields the protein MKMARGVAVTILIVAIAVMGVFAYQYLMRSEPTVTLNGAGATFPFPLIDKWASEYHKIKPNVQVNYQGIGSGGGIQQHTEKTVHFAASDAPLTEAQASKAPNTLHIPITIGGVVVIYNLPGISKGLKFTGEILADIYLGKITKWNDPKIVAVNPNVNLPDKPITVVRRSDGSGTTYIWTSYLSDVSSEWRERVGRGTSVNWPTGLGGKGNDGVAALVQQTPYSIGYVEYTYAKTNNLTYGYVQNAAGEFIEPSIESFSKAAEYAALTLPRGDESWSKVSIVDSLANNTQAYGAYPITSFSYILVYKELNVLPNMDEATAKALVDFLWWAVHDGQSYATNLYYVPLPQNVVAHNEETIRMITFNGQQLFRR
- a CDS encoding AbrB/MazE/SpoVT family DNA-binding domain-containing protein → MIYTITGKGTVTIPAEIRRKYGLKKGSHVKFIETDGGILLVPIIPLENLFGVDREAKETVYQMIRELQEERGRLLRRDNHVFI
- a CDS encoding trimethylamine methyltransferase family protein — protein: MIKLNVPRFELLSRDDLEKVHNASLEVLERTGIVFKHEEALKVFEGAGAHVDYKAQKVYIPNHLVKEALKRAPSRVMWHAIDPKKTIVFEDDRVHFGPVCTPAFVYDLETGLRRNATVKDFENIVRIMDYLERIDDGYGAVQINDVPDHVYHAYAMLLQIKNTGKPIRGRMRGTTVARDCLNMISMVAGGEEELRRKPMLLCMVNPTSPLQWDGVMIEGMMEYVKLGQIVIPSPEIMSGATGPVTLAGTIVQHNAEVLSMITLTQLINPGTPVLYGVVSTVMDMKTTMTRLGGPELGIMHACLAQLARMYNLPCRGAAGNTDSKTLDIQAGYETAFNLTLAVLAGFNFITYAVGALDFSLSVSYEKIITDHEFLGMIERLARGVEVSDETLAVDVIDKVGPGGNFLAQKHTREHLRREHFIPKIIDTKPYDVWLKAGAKQLREIAREEVKRILKEHQPPPLDKDMERKLHEYVKEVERRKQ
- a CDS encoding class I SAM-dependent methyltransferase; translated protein: MTQWTEDEVKKLSAVILGRIYEDLKQLDAKKILLLCSGEGDVAFWLAGKEKDFNGRIMGLELDEGCLKRSLERLREIGLEGIIEFHRAEKHRIPFPDEEFDALISEFIIFPTPTPTEIGQVEMARVLRRGGKMILTDVIATKRIPEHVGNELKSIGLNYLCYATKNDFKEWMTSAGLKNIEIVDLTPQLKQIWEERYHKNTIPEHREGYHYLLNSEFRLGETIFYIYVKGEKL
- a CDS encoding manganese efflux pump MntP family protein → MDDFGLAFALSLLMPGGTFGRLIVNACKIAVAFSISSALLPLLGWLVGLAIYGWVISFSAWLILIVFTGVGVWTIKEAFENEQPKWMKEKASSFLALSVIGVLGSIDEGAVGVSYPFLGIPILWIIVAVILANTILILFATLLSSWIRSLNRRLPSILSGIILIVLGVWKFLELAFGI
- a CDS encoding phosphate uptake regulator PhoU, with product MEEHVDEETRRIQFTGKSTYIVSLPKEWVVSMGLKAGSLVTITRQDGSLILTPKEVAKPATQPTEATITISSGEDPETIVRAIISLYLVGYNYITIKAREERISTMQRNLIKELTRKKLVGTEIVSETSNEIRLQVLVSYPELSVENALRRMCIIATSMHNDAMQALKNMDRELAEEVIQLDDEVDRFSFYIIRQLKLAVQNVKIIRDIGLSSPRDCLGYRVIVKFVERMADHAARIAKNVLSLEEKPSESVLQTLYEMSTFAQNLFEDAIKALFKKDYTLADQVISKTKAIVALEEKALKEIQSKTKQTDISSIRMITESIRRIAEYASDIAEIVLNLNVNQIIAT
- a CDS encoding L-2-amino-thiazoline-4-carboxylic acid hydrolase, with protein sequence MSHREMIPLDEAKRAIASVSRRVALLHISYAKAIIEELGEERGLEVIAKAIKDYGARIGEKTRREVMSLGLEPTPENFNAGESYRLPPFGMHDKIETVKVDNEQRVRTYGCILAKVWQEYGEERLGRLYCYMDVSKYMGYNPNYKQIHIKTIPDGHSYCELTIRPTTEEERRIFLRGKGKDWLSIDK
- a CDS encoding acetamidase/formamidase family protein, giving the protein MTVVNELYNDVQTNGIIGPHAKMLGPVADGGMIVFVTSPGCWGPMITPNIRGGHEVNVPVAVDGARVGDAIAVRILSVKVLSKASSSGVDVARPGSYVGDPYVMKKCPSCNEPWPDFYVDGIGDNAVKCRKCGAPSSPFIMVNGYTMVFDLDLGVGITVDKRMAEEIARNAWEWAALPKNSKQVPVLVLGKSDVVGLAARMKPFLGQLGSTPAIDIPDSHNAGDFGWFLVNAPHPYAITKEDYETKLTDGHLDVNSVREGAVLIVPVKVEGGGIYAGDAHAMQGDGEVAGHTTDVAAKSIVEVSVIKNLNLDGPILLPPEEDLPPIAKPWRKDEWDHILNLARKLNVEAEPVAPIQIIGSGPTINEAAMKGFIRASKLLGMSIEEVRNRVTVSGAVEIGRLPGIVQVTLQAPIRILEKLKIDDIVVKQYKLPF
- a CDS encoding winged helix-turn-helix domain-containing protein; this translates as MSSSDLFEAVSHPLRIEIIKLLAKGPKRFADIKRELKIDSSGLLDFHLKKLDDLISVNNEGFYVLTDKGAAALQAIETISRYGWQRRAWYINLLFNIIMNIYVLLTMPEYLPYTITISVAWMTFYSYLTFIKRRISIKPRS